The genomic stretch CTCATTGGAGCCTTCCACCTTGCCAAATATGAGGCTGATGTCGCTGCGCATGCAAAAGCGCACCTGGAAGAGGTTTTTGGGGGGAAGACCGTGACCTATGAGATCAGCTATAATGGGGAAAACTATAAAAAGATAGGTGTGCCGCTTAGAAATGAGGAGGGTGAAGTGACCCGAGCACTGCTCGTTACCCAGAATATCTCTGCCTATAAAATAGCAGAAGTGGAGCGGGAAAAGCTCATTAGAGATCTGTCCAGCCATAATGAAGAGCTACAGCATTTTGCATACATTGTCTCGCATAATTTGCGGGCTCCGATCGTGAACATCACTTCCCTGCTGGATCTTATCGATGCCGATAATCTGTCCGATGAAGAAAATAAGGTACTCTTTGACAGTCTTAAGGATTCTACTTCCATCTTAAACACCACACTGATGGACCTCATCGAAGTGGTCTCTATTAAGAAGAAAAAGCTGATCAAAATCGATCGGATAAACTTCGATAGCATCGTCAATAATATTGAAAAGAGCCTCTTTAGACAACTGAAAGATGCAAAGGCAAAAATTCATAGGGATTTTGAGGCCGCAGAAATCAATTACGTCTATAGCCACCTTGAGAATTTTTTGCTGAACTTCATGACCAATGCCATCAAGTACAGTCATCCAGACCGCATTCCCGAGATAATTATTAAGACTAGAGAGGAAGGTGATAAATGCAGGATTACCTTCACAGATAATGGCATCGGCATTGACTTGGAGAAATATGGGGATCGTATTTTTGGACTCTATCAGCGATTTCATAACCATGTGGAGGGAAAAGGCCTTGGGCTTTATCTTATCAAAGAGCAAATCCGCTCACTGGACGGTGAAATTTCAGTAAAAAGTTCTGAGGGCGAAGGAACTACCTTTTCGGTGCTCCTGAAAAACCTCCCACTGCCTTAGATATTTATAAATAAATTAGGATGCTTTGCGGAGTGTGGAGTGCATTTTTTTAAACTCTTTCCATTCTTTTGCGTGAGAATACCTAAATTCGAATATTCCAGACCGGATGAATAGGGACATGATATGGAGATTTTATAAGTTTCCTTTACCTTCGGCTGGTCATATCACAAACTAGATACTGTTAAATATCAATTATAAGCACATGAAAAAAGCAATTATTCCAATTTTGATTTTGGTGGTAGTGGGTATTTTTGTCTATACCAAGGCGGTAGGAACCTACAACCAATTTGTACAGACTGAAGAAGACATCAACGGCAAGTGGGCTGAAGTGGAAACCCAATACCAACGAAGGGCAGACCTTATCCCCAATTTGGTCAATACAGTGAAAGGCTATGCCGATTTTGAGAAAGAAACCCTGGAAGGTGTCATCAACGCACGTGCCAAGGCCACTTCGATCAATATCAATGCCAATGAGCTTACCCCTGAAAAGGTAGCCCAATTCCAACAAGCACAAGATCAACTGGGCGGGAGCCTCAGCAGATTACTCGTGGCTGTGGAGCGATATCCAGACCTGAAGGCCAACCAGAACTTCCTGGATCTCCAGGCTCAGCTGGAAGGTACCGAAAACCGGATAGCTGTCGCCAGAAGAAACTTTAACCAATCTGTCCAAGCGTATAATTCCAACTTGAGACAATTCCCGAATAATATCTTTGCGGGGTGGTATGGGTTTGAGAAAAAAGGCTACTTTGAAGCTGTCGAGGGAGCTGAAAATGCCCCTGCCGTAGAATTTTAAATTGACTTATTTTGCCCGGTATATGCCGGGCATTCTTATTAAAAACACTAGGCTATGGCCGAAAAACTATTTTCCAAAGAAGAAAAGCAACAGATCGTTGCTGCTATCAAAGCTGCTGAGCTGCAGACATCCGGTGAAATACAAGTTCATTTGGAAAATCACTGTAAAGGTGAGGTCCTGGATAGGGCAGCAGATGTCTTCGCCATGCTCAAAATGCACAAAACCAAACTTCGCAATGGAGTGCTCTTTTACCTGGCTGTCGAGGATCACAAATTTGCCGTGCTGGGTGATGGTGGTATCAATGCCGTCGTGCCCAAGGGATTTTGGGATGGTATAAAAGAGGAGATGGTAAAGCACTTTAAGGAGGGCAAGTTTACCCAAGGACTGGTCACTGGCATCGAAATGTCAGGCAAGGCCTTGAAGGAGCATTTTCCCTATGATGCTGACACTGACAAAAACGAACTCTCTGATGAAATTTCCTTTGGATAATATGTTGATTAAAAGATACGCGCTATTCCTATTCCTATTTTTGCTGACCGCTCAGGTGATTATTGCCCAGGACGATTTTCCTGAGCGCCCAAATCCCCCCAAGTTGGTCAATGACTTTAGCCAGACCCTTTCCGCTTCTGAGCAAGCAGCCCTGGAGCAGAAGCTGGTAGCCTATAATGACAGTACATCCTCCCAAATTACCGTCGTCTTGATGGGGTCCGTAGGCCAATATGATATCAGTGATTATGCTTTTCAGCTTGGTGAAAAGTGGGGGATTGGCCAAGAGGGCAAGGACAATGGCCTGCTGATCCTCGCCGCCATACAGGATAGAAAAGTGTTCATTGCTACCGGCTATGGCATGGAAGGAGCTGTTCCGGATGCGTTGGCCAGAAGGATCGTGGACAATGTGATCGTCCCGGCTTTTAAGCGGGAAGCTTATTTCGAAGGCTTGGATCAAGCCACCAGTATGATCATAAAGCTGGCCAGTGGAGAATATGATGCGAAAGACATCGAAAAGAAAGGCAATAGCGGTGGAGCTGTATTTTTCATTTTGATCTTCATCGTCATCTTTATCATCATACCCCTGATCAAAAACCGGAATGACAATGACAACCACATGGGAGGCCGTGGTGGTGGCGTAGGTTTGTTTACCTCGTTGATGCTTATGAACCTGCTGGGTGGAGGCAATCGCGGCGGCGGTGGCTTCGGAAACTTCTCCGGTGGAGGAGGTAGCTTCGGTGGTGGCGGCGGATTTGGCGGCTTCGGAGGCGGCAGCTTCGGAGGCGGCGGTGCTGGCGGAAGCTGGTAATTGGTGATGTTGGAAGGTTAGCATGTTTAAAAGTTTAAATGTGGTATTTGTTTAGGTCCAAATTGGCTTGAAAAGTACATTTTCCGGTTTGGATTATAACACAGCCTTTTAGAATTATCGGGAACTGATCAAAGTGATATACTGTTAGGAGGGGCATGATTTTAGAAATAACAATCCTAACGAATCGTATATGCTGAACTTTGAATTTAAGAACCCGACCAAGGTCATTTTTGGCCAAGGCCAAATGGAAAAAATAGCCGTCGAAATTCCTTCTGGAGCCAAAGTGCTTATGACTTACGGTGGAGGAAGCATCAAAAAGAATGGCATTTATGATGCGGTAATGACAGCAATGAAGGATTTTGAGGTCATTGAGTTTGGCGGCATTCCTGCCAATCCCGAATATCATCAGTTGTTGGAGGCCTTGAAAGTCATCAAAGAAGAGAATATTACCTTCATGCTGGCCGTGGGTGGTGGATCGGTCATCGATGCCACGAAGTTTTTATCTTCTGCGGCGCTTTATGATGGTGAAGAGCCATGGGATATTTTGGCCAAAAAGATCCGGACAGAAAAGGGCTTGCCCTTTGGGACGGTACTGACCATTCCGGCGACTGGTTCGGAGTCCAATTCAGGTGCGG from Echinicola soli encodes the following:
- a CDS encoding LemA family protein — translated: MKKAIIPILILVVVGIFVYTKAVGTYNQFVQTEEDINGKWAEVETQYQRRADLIPNLVNTVKGYADFEKETLEGVINARAKATSININANELTPEKVAQFQQAQDQLGGSLSRLLVAVERYPDLKANQNFLDLQAQLEGTENRIAVARRNFNQSVQAYNSNLRQFPNNIFAGWYGFEKKGYFEAVEGAENAPAVEF
- a CDS encoding TPM domain-containing protein, which gives rise to MAEKLFSKEEKQQIVAAIKAAELQTSGEIQVHLENHCKGEVLDRAADVFAMLKMHKTKLRNGVLFYLAVEDHKFAVLGDGGINAVVPKGFWDGIKEEMVKHFKEGKFTQGLVTGIEMSGKALKEHFPYDADTDKNELSDEISFG
- a CDS encoding TPM domain-containing protein — protein: MKFPLDNMLIKRYALFLFLFLLTAQVIIAQDDFPERPNPPKLVNDFSQTLSASEQAALEQKLVAYNDSTSSQITVVLMGSVGQYDISDYAFQLGEKWGIGQEGKDNGLLILAAIQDRKVFIATGYGMEGAVPDALARRIVDNVIVPAFKREAYFEGLDQATSMIIKLASGEYDAKDIEKKGNSGGAVFFILIFIVIFIIIPLIKNRNDNDNHMGGRGGGVGLFTSLMLMNLLGGGNRGGGGFGNFSGGGGSFGGGGGFGGFGGGSFGGGGAGGSW